A stretch of the Aphis gossypii isolate Hap1 chromosome 2, ASM2018417v2, whole genome shotgun sequence genome encodes the following:
- the LOC126550082 gene encoding tetra-peptide repeat homeobox protein 1-like, with product MKVILFSACAFALCAYILAAEDSAEKAKSDDNQSKRSVSEFEYGHGGSEIASSSYGHGDFSAGYGDFSAGHNGYSSGYANIGGDYAYGGHQQPSYQHHVPVKTITKNVPQPYPVEVAKPYPYPVKVAVPVDKPYTVEVPKPYAVHVEKPYPVKVPVPHPYPVVKEVHVPYKVPVDRPYPVHVDKPYPVYVEKQVPYPVEKQVHVPVNVPVDRPYPVHVPVEKIVPYPVEKPVHYPVKVPVERPYPVPVVKSIPYPVEKEVPYPVYKTIPYPIKVPVKVAVPVPYPVKTYQPEHYEHQEHYEEHDYHHGNSEY from the coding sequence ATGaaagtaatattgttttcgGCGTGCGCATTCGCGTTGTGCGCCTACATTTTAGCAGCAGAAGATTCAGCTGAGAAAGCAAAATCAGATGATAACCAATCCAAGAGAAGCGTATCTGAATTTGAATACGGACACGGCGGTTCTGAAATTGCGAGCAGCAGCTACGGACACGGAGACTTCAGTGCCGGATACGGAGACTTTAGTGCTGGACACAATGGTTACAGTTCAGGATATGCAAACATCGGTGGAGATTACGCATACGGTGGTCACCAACAACCGTCATATCAACACCATGTACCCGTCAAAACCATAACCAAAAATGTGCCACAACCGTACCCCGTGGAAGTAGCAAAACCATACCCATACCCAGTTAAGGTAGCCGTTCCAGTTGACAAGCCGTACACCGTGGAAGTACCAAAACCGTACGCTGTGCACGTCGAGAAACCGTACCCCGTCAAAGTTCCAGTGCCCCATCCATACCCCGTTGTCAAGGAAGTGCACGTACCCTACAAAGTGCCCGTCGATCGCCCATACCCCGTGCACGTAGATAAACCGTACCCGGTGTACGTCGAGAAGCAAGTGCCATACCCGGTCGAGAAACAAGTGCACGTGCCAGTCAATGTTCCGGTCGACCGTCCATACCCAGTTCACGTACCCGTCGAAAAGATCGTACCATACCCAGTCGAGAAGCCAGTCCACTACCCGGTCAAGGTTCCAGTTGAACGTCCGTACCCCGTGCCCGTGGTGAAGAGTATCCCTTACCCGGTTGAAAAGGAAGTTCCATATCCGGTGTACAAGACGATCCCGTATCCAATCAAAGTGCCGGTCAAAGTCGCCGTTCCAGTTCCGTACCCGGTCAAGACATACCAGCCCGAACACTACGAACACCAAGAACATTATGAAGAACACGATTACCATCACGGTAACAGCGAATATTAA